The proteins below come from a single Lepeophtheirus salmonis chromosome 4, UVic_Lsal_1.4, whole genome shotgun sequence genomic window:
- the LOC121115735 gene encoding uncharacterized protein: MQSFIQILIMFLGLKLTSGIQFRPEQFTDLSEECRRIGGRRPIRRILDENTSAAYLRVDPGNTVKRKFSSVNDVHRLISGGGSYGSGTYESYSSSSSSLNLTFFDCTIHVETQLPSRDKDADKFDALSLIILELNHYKQNKVHIHTFGDQTRGRRTVTEAAHYSDRVWASTNPNFLLSGQLSGFDSIDYRSKINPQHIVKPEGLRSSWDQPASITVNLTNWNSLCHIYLIFTSYKYLKRGGRCQKHKEFDCSSPMGFLGSSSKRLCMSVNLACDGLPNCGQDFLPNQDENCFKVHWSSVLLSLVSYILLAVTLLLCLSCFARVLIQWSVRSSLAELRGGSGGGGSSPGGGSFRSSSRFFSFLGTTFVNRWDRPPPTYDEAMKHVNPDHLTSEDIPPRPPTYDDSVPEDERRRRNETPPPEYRSREALVPRGDSSSSSSCPTLTSVTNHYVPSSSTFVETLLRTSSSTGNTSNIASENLKIDDNAKQNPITTVEAEVCVSSQ; encoded by the exons ATGCAGTCATTTATACAAATACTTATAATGTTTCTGGGATTAAAATTGACTTCAGGAATTCAGTTTCGCCCTGAGCAATTTACAGACTTGAGCGAAGAGTGTCGTCGAATTGGTGGAAGAAGGCCTATTCGACGAATTTTAGATGAAAATACTTCAGCTGCTTACCTTCGCGTTGATCCTGGAAATACTGTTAAAAGGAAGTTTTCATCAGTCAATGACGTACATCGTTTGATATCTGGGGGAGGAAGCTACGGAAGTGGAACCTACGAGTCCTactcttcttcctcctcctcaTTAAATCTGACTTTTTTTGATTGTACAATCCATGTCGAAACACAACTTCCGTCGAGAGACAAG GACGCAGATAAGTTTGATGCACTCTCATTGATAATCCTAGAACTTAACCActacaaacaaaacaaagtacATATACATACGTTTGGAGATCAAACAAGAGGTCGAAGGACTGTGACTGAGGCAGCTCATTACTCAGATAGAGTCTGGGCATCGACTAATCCCAATTTTTTACTCTCTGGTCAACTCTCTGGCTTTGATTCAATCGACTATAGGAGTAAAATAAATCCTCAACATATCGTTAAACCCGAGGGACTTCGATCAAGTTGGGATCAACCCGCATCCATTACAGTTAATCTTACAAATTGGAACTCTCTATGTcatatttatctcattttcacttcttacaaatatttaaaacgcGGAGGTAGATGCCAAAAGCATAAGGAATTTGATTGTTCGAGCCCTATGGGATTTCTTGGCTCAAGTTCGAAACGTCTTTGCATGAGTGTAAATCTTGCTTGTGACGGCCTCCCTAATTGTGGCCAAGACTTTTTACCAAACCAagatgaaaattgttttaaggTTCATTGGAGCTCCGTATTACTTAGTTTAgtgtcatatattttattagctgTTACACTTTTACTTTGTTTATCCTGCTTTGCACGAGTTCTCATTCAGTGGTCCGTGAGAAGTAGTTTAGCCGAATTACGAGGAGGCTCTGGGGGTGGCGGGAGTTCCCCTGGTGGAGGATCCTTCCGCTCTTCCTCTCGCTTTTTCTCTTTTCTAGGAACTACTTTTGTAAATCGCTGGGATCGACCTCCTCCTACTTATGATGAGGCTATGAAACACGTTAATCCAGATCATCTAACTTCTGAAGACATACCACCCCGTCCTCCCACATACGATGATTCTGTTCCAGAagatgaaagaagaagaaggaatgaGACGCCTCCTCCGGAATATCGGAGTAGAGAAGCCCTAGTCCCGAGAGGGGATTCATCTTCCTCTTCATCTTGCCCAACTCTCACGTCTGTCACAAATCATTATGTTCCATCGAGCTCAACGTTTGTGGAAACTCTACTTAGGACATCATCATCCACGGGGAATACATCAAATATAGCCTCCGAGAATCTCAAAATTGATGATAATGCCAAACAAAATCCTATTACAACCGTCGAAGCAGAAGTCTGTGTCTCTTCTCAGTGA
- the LOC121115736 gene encoding uncharacterized protein codes for MCLMMNHRKVIILILVCISETLSCHSQRWHNFKTTYKLLPWNGFYSQPKLMSTAIRKGWLQVGSCNQSDRTYPGERFIRNVKYNNIILIYDINGKIAGIQSVVEKRFDNNPFRNYENDSMYQHYRFDDGYEVYVTTAYFVDPEIICDGGRSKEDFAIEGTGNTLIFQNGSTIDKKNLIIAPSTASEALTLKEKWNIHRCFINMGLHFNKWGYDESENCSGSFPASLLYSGGYLSGFVWQHFGKFKGDRYEHPPSIFLSFMYRQPPSCLYEAQQTIGLSYMHVYFLSPYTLCILSNV; via the exons ATGTGTTTAATGATGAATCATAGAAAGGTGATCATCTTAATTCTAGTATGCATTTCCGAG ACATTGTCGTGTCACTCTCAGCGATGGCACAACTTTAAAACCACATATAAACTATTACCATGGAATGGCTTCTATAGCCAACCTAAACTCATGTCGACCGCTATTCGAAAGGGATGGCTCCAAGTCGGAAGTTGTAATCAATCAGATAG AACCTATCCTGGAGAACGCTTTATCCgtaatgttaaatataataacataattctTATTTACGATATCAATGGCAAGATTGCTGGAATACAGAGCGTTGTTGAAAAG AGATTTGATAATAACCCCTTCAGAAACTATGAAAACGATTCCATGTATCAACACTATCGATTCGATGACGGATATGAG gtGTATGTTACAACTGCCTATTTTGTTGATCCTGAAATTATTTGTGATGGCGGCCGCTCCAAGGAAGACTTTGCAATTGAAGGAACGGGAAATActcttatatttcaaaatggtagcactatagataaaaaaaacctcatcATTGCACCCTCAACTGCCTCAGAGGCATTGAcatta AAAGAGAAATGGAATATTCACAGATGTTTCATTAATATGGggcttcattttaataaatgggGCTATGATGAGAGTGAAAACTGCTCTGGGTCTTTTCCAGCATCACTCCTATATAGTGGTGGTTATTTATCTGGATTTGTTTGGCAGCATTTTGGTAAATTTAAGGGAGATCG aTATGAGCATCCACCTAGTATATTCTTGAGTTTTATGTATCGACAGCCTCCTTCATGCCTATACGAAGCCCAACAAACCATCGGATTGAGCTATATGCATGTTTATTTCttaagtccatatacattatgtatcTTATCGAATGTCTAG
- the LOC121115737 gene encoding synaptophysin isoform X4 yields the protein MDTQVLKEPRGLMRCLEFFFAILAFATLADFSGSFNYSIFCTNDPENGHSVSHGFQYPFRLDHQAPVSFNCSDETVKHNISVPGDFSSDAKFFVFTGVISFLGSLGSIIIYVFFSPLYADESKKPPMIDFWFTLVIAVFWLSASAAWTNGLITLKWIASAEWIFTSNKHPCGQTSTGTYILTKIKECIIEDKGHFVGANISALLGYLNFFLWASNLWFIYKETSWFSNKSGSQPLEG from the exons ATGGATACACAAGTCTTAAAGGAGCCCAGAGGGCTTATGAGATGCCTTGAattcttttttgcaattttagcATTCGCTACTTTGGCGGATTTTAGTGGGAgctttaattattcaattttctgtaCAAATGATCCTGAAAACGGACACTCAGTCTCACATGGGTTTCAGTATCCTTTTCG ATTGGATCACCAAGCGCCTGTATCCTTTAATTGCTCAGATGAAACTGTGAAGCATAACATCTCTGTTCCTGGAGATTTCTCCTCCGATGCCAAGTTTTTTGTGTTTACTGGAGTGATATCCTTCCTTGGATCCCTAGGCTCCATTATCATCTATGTTTTCTTTTCGCCTCTCTATGCAGATGAGTCCAAGAAACCTCCcatgattgatttttggtttacTCTCGTTATAGCAGTTTTTTGGTTGAGTGCAAGCGCTGCTTGGACGAATggtttaattactttaaaatggaTTGCTTCAGCGGAGTGGATATTTACAAGTAATAAACATCCATGTGGACAAACTTCCACTGGAACCTATATCCTAACAAAGATTAAGGAATGTATAATCGAGGATAAGGGCCATTTTGTTGGTGCTAATATTTCAGCT CTCCTGGGTTATTTGAATTTCTTCTTATGGGCATCCAATTTATGGTTTATTTATAAGGAGACTTCTTGGTTCTCAAACAAGTCAGGATCTCAACCTTTAGAAGGATAA
- the LOC121115737 gene encoding synaptophysin isoform X3 produces MMEADGSVPIGSTVMDTQVLKEPRGLMRCLEFFFAILAFATLADFSGSFNYSIFCTNDPENGHSVSHGFQYPFRLDHQAPVSFNCSDETVKHNISVPGDFSSDAKFFVFTGVISFLGSLGSIIIYVFFSPLYADESKKPPMIDFWFTLVIAVFWLSASAAWTNGLITLKWIASAEWIFTSNKHPCGQTSTGTYILTKIKECIIEDKGHFVGANISALLGYLNFFLWASNLWFIYKETSWFSNKSGSQPLEG; encoded by the exons ATGATGGAGGCTGATGGATCTGTG CCCATAGGATCGACCGTAATGGATACACAAGTCTTAAAGGAGCCCAGAGGGCTTATGAGATGCCTTGAattcttttttgcaattttagcATTCGCTACTTTGGCGGATTTTAGTGGGAgctttaattattcaattttctgtaCAAATGATCCTGAAAACGGACACTCAGTCTCACATGGGTTTCAGTATCCTTTTCG ATTGGATCACCAAGCGCCTGTATCCTTTAATTGCTCAGATGAAACTGTGAAGCATAACATCTCTGTTCCTGGAGATTTCTCCTCCGATGCCAAGTTTTTTGTGTTTACTGGAGTGATATCCTTCCTTGGATCCCTAGGCTCCATTATCATCTATGTTTTCTTTTCGCCTCTCTATGCAGATGAGTCCAAGAAACCTCCcatgattgatttttggtttacTCTCGTTATAGCAGTTTTTTGGTTGAGTGCAAGCGCTGCTTGGACGAATggtttaattactttaaaatggaTTGCTTCAGCGGAGTGGATATTTACAAGTAATAAACATCCATGTGGACAAACTTCCACTGGAACCTATATCCTAACAAAGATTAAGGAATGTATAATCGAGGATAAGGGCCATTTTGTTGGTGCTAATATTTCAGCT CTCCTGGGTTATTTGAATTTCTTCTTATGGGCATCCAATTTATGGTTTATTTATAAGGAGACTTCTTGGTTCTCAAACAAGTCAGGATCTCAACCTTTAGAAGGATAA
- the LOC121115737 gene encoding synaptophysin isoform X2, with amino-acid sequence MMEADGSVPNIRISSPQMPLYLRCWQPIGSTVMDTQVLKEPRGLMRCLEFFFAILAFATLADFSGSFNYSIFCTNDPENGHSVSHGFQYPFRLDHQAPVSFNCSDETVKHNISVPGDFSSDAKFFVFTGVISFLGSLGSIIIYVFFSPLYADESKKPPMIDFWFTLVIAVFWLSASAAWTNGLITLKWIASAEWIFTSNKHPCGQTSTGTYILTKIKECIIEDKGHFVGANISALLGYLNFFLWASNLWFIYKETSWFSNKSGSQPLEG; translated from the exons ATGATGGAGGCTGATGGATCTGTG CCTAATATACGGATATCTTCACCCCAAATGCCTTTGTATTTGAGGTGTTGGCAg CCCATAGGATCGACCGTAATGGATACACAAGTCTTAAAGGAGCCCAGAGGGCTTATGAGATGCCTTGAattcttttttgcaattttagcATTCGCTACTTTGGCGGATTTTAGTGGGAgctttaattattcaattttctgtaCAAATGATCCTGAAAACGGACACTCAGTCTCACATGGGTTTCAGTATCCTTTTCG ATTGGATCACCAAGCGCCTGTATCCTTTAATTGCTCAGATGAAACTGTGAAGCATAACATCTCTGTTCCTGGAGATTTCTCCTCCGATGCCAAGTTTTTTGTGTTTACTGGAGTGATATCCTTCCTTGGATCCCTAGGCTCCATTATCATCTATGTTTTCTTTTCGCCTCTCTATGCAGATGAGTCCAAGAAACCTCCcatgattgatttttggtttacTCTCGTTATAGCAGTTTTTTGGTTGAGTGCAAGCGCTGCTTGGACGAATggtttaattactttaaaatggaTTGCTTCAGCGGAGTGGATATTTACAAGTAATAAACATCCATGTGGACAAACTTCCACTGGAACCTATATCCTAACAAAGATTAAGGAATGTATAATCGAGGATAAGGGCCATTTTGTTGGTGCTAATATTTCAGCT CTCCTGGGTTATTTGAATTTCTTCTTATGGGCATCCAATTTATGGTTTATTTATAAGGAGACTTCTTGGTTCTCAAACAAGTCAGGATCTCAACCTTTAGAAGGATAA
- the LOC121115737 gene encoding synaptophysin-like protein 2 isoform X1, which yields MMEADGSVHSDVYFESIDIQPNIRISSPQMPLYLRCWQPIGSTVMDTQVLKEPRGLMRCLEFFFAILAFATLADFSGSFNYSIFCTNDPENGHSVSHGFQYPFRLDHQAPVSFNCSDETVKHNISVPGDFSSDAKFFVFTGVISFLGSLGSIIIYVFFSPLYADESKKPPMIDFWFTLVIAVFWLSASAAWTNGLITLKWIASAEWIFTSNKHPCGQTSTGTYILTKIKECIIEDKGHFVGANISALLGYLNFFLWASNLWFIYKETSWFSNKSGSQPLEG from the exons ATGATGGAGGCTGATGGATCTGTG CACTCCGATGTATATTTTGAGAGTATTGACATTCAG CCTAATATACGGATATCTTCACCCCAAATGCCTTTGTATTTGAGGTGTTGGCAg CCCATAGGATCGACCGTAATGGATACACAAGTCTTAAAGGAGCCCAGAGGGCTTATGAGATGCCTTGAattcttttttgcaattttagcATTCGCTACTTTGGCGGATTTTAGTGGGAgctttaattattcaattttctgtaCAAATGATCCTGAAAACGGACACTCAGTCTCACATGGGTTTCAGTATCCTTTTCG ATTGGATCACCAAGCGCCTGTATCCTTTAATTGCTCAGATGAAACTGTGAAGCATAACATCTCTGTTCCTGGAGATTTCTCCTCCGATGCCAAGTTTTTTGTGTTTACTGGAGTGATATCCTTCCTTGGATCCCTAGGCTCCATTATCATCTATGTTTTCTTTTCGCCTCTCTATGCAGATGAGTCCAAGAAACCTCCcatgattgatttttggtttacTCTCGTTATAGCAGTTTTTTGGTTGAGTGCAAGCGCTGCTTGGACGAATggtttaattactttaaaatggaTTGCTTCAGCGGAGTGGATATTTACAAGTAATAAACATCCATGTGGACAAACTTCCACTGGAACCTATATCCTAACAAAGATTAAGGAATGTATAATCGAGGATAAGGGCCATTTTGTTGGTGCTAATATTTCAGCT CTCCTGGGTTATTTGAATTTCTTCTTATGGGCATCCAATTTATGGTTTATTTATAAGGAGACTTCTTGGTTCTCAAACAAGTCAGGATCTCAACCTTTAGAAGGATAA